A portion of the Thunnus albacares chromosome 5, fThuAlb1.1, whole genome shotgun sequence genome contains these proteins:
- the si:dkey-178k16.1 gene encoding band 4.1-like protein 1 isoform X3 has protein sequence MTTEKALAGEMKSAMEGDARRTNQVPEDHGDMDDSSEKTPSKASKSPQKTTKRPKTVPVKVTLLDGSDYETAVEKFAKGQTLLDMVCGHLNLLERDYFGLTFQDTDNTKNWLDPSKEIKKQIRVGSWNLGFSVKFYPPDPSVLIEDITRYYLCLQLRDDILSGRLPCSFVTHALLGSYTVQAELGDYEPEEHGPDYVSDFRFAPNQTRELEERVMELHRNYRGMSPADAEVNFLENAKKLSMYGVDLHHAKDSEGIDIMLGVSANGLLIYRDRLRINRFAWPKILKISYKRSNFYIKIRPGEYEQFESTIGFKLPNHRASKRLWKVCIEHHTFFRLVSPEPPPKGFLVIGSKFRYSGRTQAQTRQASALIDRPAPQFDRSVSKRYLLPRSIDGASALGDSMDQLSQRSSSERTQFMSREDLDQEGSLDLEHDHYHYQDQDQDQDHYTDQELELQERGQDQRHTRGANISTPTKMLELKGEEAGSPVDSKSEDLAIPRPKQEQFLDKPEDVIQKHQASINELKRALRQPNSKMAQREKRLSSATPPGGTPERKPETPPTPAIHEEPFNEASREPWERRLGSVSEDDQDHEILYLKETHLGIERKCSSITVSSTSSLEAEVDFTVLTDLHTGMEEFSRGMTELGERDLSPDGGLCFGIDFLQQQGPSEPPPPLVSAPLSRGASSSPPAKHIQAEEVRPEVKRPDVQPVVPKKPKRSVPVSSSVDREQSHREPSRIATVPPLSREASDVMITPTVRKTDVRTETQPNGSEVTTTIVEFTDQDHGIGGLSEVSYSTRQSVSPVHMGSLGREATGSPILVTENVTSATTHVTKTVKGGYSETRIEKRIIITGDDDVDQEQALAIAIQEAKQQHPDMQVTKAVVVRETESSTEDRHGTSES, from the exons ATGACAACAGAGAAGGCTTTGGCTGGGGAGATGAAGAGCGCAATGGAGGGTGACGCCAGGAGAACCAATCAG GTTCCAGAAGACCATGGGGATATGGATGATAGCTCCGAGAAGACCCCCAGCAAGGCCTCCAAATCCCCCCAGAAAACAACCAAGCGGCCCAAGACTGTCCCTGTCAAAGTGACTCTACTTGACGGCTCAGACTATGAGACAGCAGTGGAG aaaTTTGCCAAGGGCCAGACCCTGCTGGACATGGTGTGTGGCCATCTGAACCTGCTGGAGAGGGACTACTTTGGCCTGACTTTCCAAGACACGGACAACACCaag AATTGGTTGGATCCCTCCAAAGAGATTAAGAAGCAAATTCGGG TTGGTTCCTGGAATTTGGGATTTTCTGTCAAGTTCTACCCCCCGGACCCATCTGTGCTcattgaagacatcaccag GTACTACCTGTGCCTGCAGTTGAGGGACGACATCCTGTCCGGCCGTCTGCCCTGCTCATTTGTCACCCACGCCCTTCTGGGCTCTTACACTGTCCAGGCTGAACTGGGAGACTACGAGCCTGAGGAACATGGCCCCGACTATGTCAGCGACTTCCGCTTTGCCCCCAACCAGACACGTGAGCTGGAGGAGAGGGTGATGGAGCTGCACCGTAACTACAG GGGAATGAGTCCAGCAGACGCAGAGGTGAACTTTCTAGAAAATGCCAAGAAGCTCTCGATGTATGGAGTGGACCTGCATCACGCTAAG GATTCAGAGGGAATTGACATAATGCTCGGTGTGAGCGCCAACGGTCTGCTCATCTACCGAGACCGTCTAAGGATCAACCGGTTCGCCTGGCCAAAGATCCTCAAGATCTCCTATAAGAGGAGCAACTTCTACATCAAGATCCGCCCTGGGGAg TATGAACAGTTTGAGAGCACCATAGGCTTCAAGCTGCCCAACCATCGGGCCTCGAAGCGATTGTGGAAGGTCTGCATTGAGCACCACACCTTCTTCAG GTTGGTTTCCCCAGAGCCGCCTCCCAAGGGCTTTCTGGTGATTGGCTCCAAGTTCCGCTACAGTGGGCGGACCCAAGCCCAAACCAGACAGGCGAGTGCTCTGATTGACAGGCCTGCTCCGCAGTTTGACCGCTCAGTTAGCAAGAGGTACTTGCTGCCACGAAGTATTGATGGAG CTTCAGCTCTAGGTGACAGCATGGACCAGCTGTCCCAGCGAAGCTCCAGTGAGCGCACACAGTTCATGTCCAGAGAGGACCTAGACCAAGAAGGCAGCCTGGACCTGGAGCACGATCACTACCACTATCAGGACCAGGACCAAGACCAAGACCATTACACAGACCAGGAGCTGGAGCTGCAGGAGCGAGGTCAAGATCAGAGGCATACTCGGGGTGCCAACATCTCAACGCCCACCAAGATGCTGGAGCTCAAG GGTGAGGAGGCAGGCTCGCCTGTAGACTCTAAATCAGAG GATCTGGCCATCCCTCGGCCCAAACAGGAG CAGTTCTTGGATAAGCCGGAAGATGTTATACAGAAGCACCAGGCCAGCATCAATGAGCTGAAGAGAGCTTTGAGGCAGCCTAACAGCAAGATGGCCCAGAGAGAGAAACGCCTTTCTTCAGCTACTCCTCCTGGAGGAACCCCCGAGCGGAAACCA GAGACACCTCCCACACCTGCTATTCACGAGGAGCCTTTCAACGAAGCCTCA AGGGAACCATGGGAGAGACGTCTTGGCTCTGTCTCAGAGGATGACCAAGACCACGAGATCCTGTACCTGAAGGAGACCCACCTGGGCATCGAGCGCAAATGTTCCAGCATCACAGTCAGCTCTACATCCAGCCTGGAGGCAGAAGTAGATTTCACTGTCCTCACAGACCTGCACACAGGCATGGAGGAGTTCTCCAGGGGCATGACAGAGCTGGGAGAGAGGGATCTGTCACCTGACGGGGGTCTGTGCTTTGGAATCGATTTTCTCCAGCAACAAGGCCCCTCTGAACCCCCGCCTCCATTAGTGTCAGCTCCTCTGTCCAGAGGAGCAAGCAGCAGCCCTCCGGCCAAACATATCCAGGCTGAAGAGGTCCGACCAGAGGTGAAACGGCCTGATGTGCAG cCTGTAGTACCCAAAAAACCAAAGAGGTCAGTACCAGTGTCATCGTCAGTGGACAGAGAGCAGTCACACAGGGAACCCAGTCGTATCGCTACCGTCCCTCCACTAAGCAGGGAGGCTAGTGATGTCATGATCACACCGACAGTGAGGAAGACGGATGTCAGGACGGAGACCCAGCCCAatgggtcagaggtcaccacGACCATCGTGGAGTTCACAGATCAG GATCATGGCATCGGTGGCCTTAGTGAGGTTTCTTACTCTACGAGACAGAGTGTATCCCCT GTGCATATGGGCAGTCTTGGAAGAGAGGCAACAGGGTCACCCATTCTTGTCACTGAAAACGTTACCTCAGCAACCACA
- the si:dkey-178k16.1 gene encoding band 4.1-like protein 1 isoform X4: protein MTTEKALAGEMKSAMEGDARRTNQVPEDHGDMDDSSEKTPSKASKSPQKTTKRPKTVPVKVTLLDGSDYETAVEKFAKGQTLLDMVCGHLNLLERDYFGLTFQDTDNTKNWLDPSKEIKKQIRVGSWNLGFSVKFYPPDPSVLIEDITRYYLCLQLRDDILSGRLPCSFVTHALLGSYTVQAELGDYEPEEHGPDYVSDFRFAPNQTRELEERVMELHRNYRGMSPADAEVNFLENAKKLSMYGVDLHHAKDSEGIDIMLGVSANGLLIYRDRLRINRFAWPKILKISYKRSNFYIKIRPGEYEQFESTIGFKLPNHRASKRLWKVCIEHHTFFRLVSPEPPPKGFLVIGSKFRYSGRTQAQTRQASALIDRPAPQFDRSVSKRYLLPRSIDGASALGDSMDQLSQRSSSERTQFMSREDLDQEGSLDLEHDHYHYQDQDQDQDHYTDQELELQERGQDQRHTRGANISTPTKMLELKETPPTPAIHEEPFNEASREPWERRLGSVSEDDQDHEILYLKETHLGIERKCSSITVSSTSSLEAEVDFTVLTDLHTGMEEFSRGMTELGERDLSPDGGLCFGIDFLQQQGPSEPPPPLVSAPLSRGASSSPPAKHIQAEEVRPEVKRPDVQPVVPKKPKRSVPVSSSVDREQSHREPSRIATVPPLSREASDVMITPTVRKTDVRTETQPNGSEVTTTIVEFTDQDHGIGGLSEVSYSTRQSVSPVHMGSLGREATGSPILVTENVTSATTHVTKTVKGGYSETRIEKRIIITGDDDVDQEQALAIAIQEAKQQHPDMQVTKAVVVRETESSTEDRHGTSES, encoded by the exons ATGACAACAGAGAAGGCTTTGGCTGGGGAGATGAAGAGCGCAATGGAGGGTGACGCCAGGAGAACCAATCAG GTTCCAGAAGACCATGGGGATATGGATGATAGCTCCGAGAAGACCCCCAGCAAGGCCTCCAAATCCCCCCAGAAAACAACCAAGCGGCCCAAGACTGTCCCTGTCAAAGTGACTCTACTTGACGGCTCAGACTATGAGACAGCAGTGGAG aaaTTTGCCAAGGGCCAGACCCTGCTGGACATGGTGTGTGGCCATCTGAACCTGCTGGAGAGGGACTACTTTGGCCTGACTTTCCAAGACACGGACAACACCaag AATTGGTTGGATCCCTCCAAAGAGATTAAGAAGCAAATTCGGG TTGGTTCCTGGAATTTGGGATTTTCTGTCAAGTTCTACCCCCCGGACCCATCTGTGCTcattgaagacatcaccag GTACTACCTGTGCCTGCAGTTGAGGGACGACATCCTGTCCGGCCGTCTGCCCTGCTCATTTGTCACCCACGCCCTTCTGGGCTCTTACACTGTCCAGGCTGAACTGGGAGACTACGAGCCTGAGGAACATGGCCCCGACTATGTCAGCGACTTCCGCTTTGCCCCCAACCAGACACGTGAGCTGGAGGAGAGGGTGATGGAGCTGCACCGTAACTACAG GGGAATGAGTCCAGCAGACGCAGAGGTGAACTTTCTAGAAAATGCCAAGAAGCTCTCGATGTATGGAGTGGACCTGCATCACGCTAAG GATTCAGAGGGAATTGACATAATGCTCGGTGTGAGCGCCAACGGTCTGCTCATCTACCGAGACCGTCTAAGGATCAACCGGTTCGCCTGGCCAAAGATCCTCAAGATCTCCTATAAGAGGAGCAACTTCTACATCAAGATCCGCCCTGGGGAg TATGAACAGTTTGAGAGCACCATAGGCTTCAAGCTGCCCAACCATCGGGCCTCGAAGCGATTGTGGAAGGTCTGCATTGAGCACCACACCTTCTTCAG GTTGGTTTCCCCAGAGCCGCCTCCCAAGGGCTTTCTGGTGATTGGCTCCAAGTTCCGCTACAGTGGGCGGACCCAAGCCCAAACCAGACAGGCGAGTGCTCTGATTGACAGGCCTGCTCCGCAGTTTGACCGCTCAGTTAGCAAGAGGTACTTGCTGCCACGAAGTATTGATGGAG CTTCAGCTCTAGGTGACAGCATGGACCAGCTGTCCCAGCGAAGCTCCAGTGAGCGCACACAGTTCATGTCCAGAGAGGACCTAGACCAAGAAGGCAGCCTGGACCTGGAGCACGATCACTACCACTATCAGGACCAGGACCAAGACCAAGACCATTACACAGACCAGGAGCTGGAGCTGCAGGAGCGAGGTCAAGATCAGAGGCATACTCGGGGTGCCAACATCTCAACGCCCACCAAGATGCTGGAGCTCAAG GAGACACCTCCCACACCTGCTATTCACGAGGAGCCTTTCAACGAAGCCTCA AGGGAACCATGGGAGAGACGTCTTGGCTCTGTCTCAGAGGATGACCAAGACCACGAGATCCTGTACCTGAAGGAGACCCACCTGGGCATCGAGCGCAAATGTTCCAGCATCACAGTCAGCTCTACATCCAGCCTGGAGGCAGAAGTAGATTTCACTGTCCTCACAGACCTGCACACAGGCATGGAGGAGTTCTCCAGGGGCATGACAGAGCTGGGAGAGAGGGATCTGTCACCTGACGGGGGTCTGTGCTTTGGAATCGATTTTCTCCAGCAACAAGGCCCCTCTGAACCCCCGCCTCCATTAGTGTCAGCTCCTCTGTCCAGAGGAGCAAGCAGCAGCCCTCCGGCCAAACATATCCAGGCTGAAGAGGTCCGACCAGAGGTGAAACGGCCTGATGTGCAG cCTGTAGTACCCAAAAAACCAAAGAGGTCAGTACCAGTGTCATCGTCAGTGGACAGAGAGCAGTCACACAGGGAACCCAGTCGTATCGCTACCGTCCCTCCACTAAGCAGGGAGGCTAGTGATGTCATGATCACACCGACAGTGAGGAAGACGGATGTCAGGACGGAGACCCAGCCCAatgggtcagaggtcaccacGACCATCGTGGAGTTCACAGATCAG GATCATGGCATCGGTGGCCTTAGTGAGGTTTCTTACTCTACGAGACAGAGTGTATCCCCT GTGCATATGGGCAGTCTTGGAAGAGAGGCAACAGGGTCACCCATTCTTGTCACTGAAAACGTTACCTCAGCAACCACA
- the si:dkey-178k16.1 gene encoding band 4.1-like protein 1 isoform X1, giving the protein MTTEKALAGEMKSAMEGDARRTNQVPEDHGDMDDSSEKTPSKASKSPQKTTKRPKTVPVKVTLLDGSDYETAVEKFAKGQTLLDMVCGHLNLLERDYFGLTFQDTDNTKNWLDPSKEIKKQIRVGSWNLGFSVKFYPPDPSVLIEDITRYYLCLQLRDDILSGRLPCSFVTHALLGSYTVQAELGDYEPEEHGPDYVSDFRFAPNQTRELEERVMELHRNYRGMSPADAEVNFLENAKKLSMYGVDLHHAKDSEGIDIMLGVSANGLLIYRDRLRINRFAWPKILKISYKRSNFYIKIRPGEYEQFESTIGFKLPNHRASKRLWKVCIEHHTFFRLVSPEPPPKGFLVIGSKFRYSGRTQAQTRQASALIDRPAPQFDRSVSKRYLLPRSIDGASALGDSMDQLSQRSSSERTQFMSREDLDQEGSLDLEHDHYHYQDQDQDQDHYTDQELELQERGQDQRHTRGANISTPTKMLELKGEEAGSPVDSKSEDLAIPRPKQEQFLDKPEDVIQKHQASINELKRALRQPNSKMAQREKRLSSATPPGGTPERKPATGDAKLIDKQDAYEGVLDTYSKEEKSKTSPMGRDTFTVTSWREATMNNYQTPWDSLRTQTGTSPKQETDFTATDMNPMDDSLAINGHHDSVTARNTIQENGYGSPHDKQRSVMNNRDGRHCQYEHNIHQERLKNFETPVAADSLPKGNGGRIESDVRRYETWKIKDPSLKGEKDCNKTGNSHSEVTRIVPLKPQRSKKSLNKENKGVVNPQTQSQSDRGIFGAAGDVQMTKSKDEYCETGRRVDGNAAMQSATDVVKENTKYHSEAAMSYQQQNQLHQQIKSELFGQQELRDFRDTTGQSQWTRGDMRHEDNFQNSTEFKENLASSKFPTAPPRTLPLKTQWSRDRQSNMDSSHIHYRTPSQETTKRKQAETPPTPAIHEEPFNEASREPWERRLGSVSEDDQDHEILYLKETHLGIERKCSSITVSSTSSLEAEVDFTVLTDLHTGMEEFSRGMTELGERDLSPDGGLCFGIDFLQQQGPSEPPPPLVSAPLSRGASSSPPAKHIQAEEVRPEVKRPDVQPVVPKKPKRSVPVSSSVDREQSHREPSRIATVPPLSREASDVMITPTVRKTDVRTETQPNGSEVTTTIVEFTDQDHGIGGLSEVSYSTRQSVSPVHMGSLGREATGSPILVTENVTSATTHVTKTVKGGYSETRIEKRIIITGDDDVDQEQALAIAIQEAKQQHPDMQVTKAVVVRETESSTEDRHGTSES; this is encoded by the exons ATGACAACAGAGAAGGCTTTGGCTGGGGAGATGAAGAGCGCAATGGAGGGTGACGCCAGGAGAACCAATCAG GTTCCAGAAGACCATGGGGATATGGATGATAGCTCCGAGAAGACCCCCAGCAAGGCCTCCAAATCCCCCCAGAAAACAACCAAGCGGCCCAAGACTGTCCCTGTCAAAGTGACTCTACTTGACGGCTCAGACTATGAGACAGCAGTGGAG aaaTTTGCCAAGGGCCAGACCCTGCTGGACATGGTGTGTGGCCATCTGAACCTGCTGGAGAGGGACTACTTTGGCCTGACTTTCCAAGACACGGACAACACCaag AATTGGTTGGATCCCTCCAAAGAGATTAAGAAGCAAATTCGGG TTGGTTCCTGGAATTTGGGATTTTCTGTCAAGTTCTACCCCCCGGACCCATCTGTGCTcattgaagacatcaccag GTACTACCTGTGCCTGCAGTTGAGGGACGACATCCTGTCCGGCCGTCTGCCCTGCTCATTTGTCACCCACGCCCTTCTGGGCTCTTACACTGTCCAGGCTGAACTGGGAGACTACGAGCCTGAGGAACATGGCCCCGACTATGTCAGCGACTTCCGCTTTGCCCCCAACCAGACACGTGAGCTGGAGGAGAGGGTGATGGAGCTGCACCGTAACTACAG GGGAATGAGTCCAGCAGACGCAGAGGTGAACTTTCTAGAAAATGCCAAGAAGCTCTCGATGTATGGAGTGGACCTGCATCACGCTAAG GATTCAGAGGGAATTGACATAATGCTCGGTGTGAGCGCCAACGGTCTGCTCATCTACCGAGACCGTCTAAGGATCAACCGGTTCGCCTGGCCAAAGATCCTCAAGATCTCCTATAAGAGGAGCAACTTCTACATCAAGATCCGCCCTGGGGAg TATGAACAGTTTGAGAGCACCATAGGCTTCAAGCTGCCCAACCATCGGGCCTCGAAGCGATTGTGGAAGGTCTGCATTGAGCACCACACCTTCTTCAG GTTGGTTTCCCCAGAGCCGCCTCCCAAGGGCTTTCTGGTGATTGGCTCCAAGTTCCGCTACAGTGGGCGGACCCAAGCCCAAACCAGACAGGCGAGTGCTCTGATTGACAGGCCTGCTCCGCAGTTTGACCGCTCAGTTAGCAAGAGGTACTTGCTGCCACGAAGTATTGATGGAG CTTCAGCTCTAGGTGACAGCATGGACCAGCTGTCCCAGCGAAGCTCCAGTGAGCGCACACAGTTCATGTCCAGAGAGGACCTAGACCAAGAAGGCAGCCTGGACCTGGAGCACGATCACTACCACTATCAGGACCAGGACCAAGACCAAGACCATTACACAGACCAGGAGCTGGAGCTGCAGGAGCGAGGTCAAGATCAGAGGCATACTCGGGGTGCCAACATCTCAACGCCCACCAAGATGCTGGAGCTCAAG GGTGAGGAGGCAGGCTCGCCTGTAGACTCTAAATCAGAG GATCTGGCCATCCCTCGGCCCAAACAGGAG CAGTTCTTGGATAAGCCGGAAGATGTTATACAGAAGCACCAGGCCAGCATCAATGAGCTGAAGAGAGCTTTGAGGCAGCCTAACAGCAAGATGGCCCAGAGAGAGAAACGCCTTTCTTCAGCTACTCCTCCTGGAGGAACCCCCGAGCGGAAACCA GCGACCGGTGATGCCAAATTGATTGACAAGCAGGATGCTTATGAAGGAGTGCTGGATACTTACTCTAAAGAGGAGAAGAGTAAGACCTCTCCTATGGGTAGAGACACGTTCACAGTAACATCTTGGAGGGAAGCAACTATGAACAATTATCAAACACCGTGGGATTCATTGAGAACTCAAACTGGAACATCtccaaaacaggaaacagactTTACAGCAACAGATATGAACCCTATGGACGATTCATTGGCGATTAATGGCCACCATGATTCTGTAACAGCAAGGAATACTATTCAAGAAAATGGATACGGCTCTCCACATGACAAACAGAGGAGTGTAATGAACAATAGAGATGGGAGGCATTGTCAGTATGAGCACAACATTCATCAAGAGAGACTGAAGAACTTTGAAACTCCGGTAGCTGCGGATTCTCTCCCAAAGGGCAACGGGGGCAGAATTGAGAGTGACGTGAGGCGTTATGAGACATGGAAAATAAAAGACCCAAGCCTCAAGGGAGAGAAAGATTGCAACAAAACTGGGAACTCACACTCAGAAGTCACCAGAATAGTTCCTCTCAAGCCGCAGAGATCAAAGAAATCTTTGAATAAAGAGAACAAAGGTGTTGTAAACCCTCAAACTCAAAGCCAGTCCGATAGAGGCATCTTCGGTGCGGCTGGGGATGTACAGATGACAAAATCAAAAGACGAATACTGTGAGACAGGAAGGAGAGTGGATGGTAATGCTGCAATGCAATCCGCCACAGATGTTGTcaaggaaaacacaaaataccACAGTGAAGCTGCAATGTCATATCAGCAACAAAATCAACTACATCAGCAGATTAAGAGCGAGTTGTTTGGACAACAAGAGCTCAGAGACTTCAGGGATACAACGGGGCAAAGTCAGTGGACAAGAGGAGATATGCGACATGAAGATAATTTTCAAAACAGCACAGAGTTTAAAGAGAATCTCGCTAGCTCCAAATTCCCCACAGCTCCCCCTCGGACTCTTCCTCTGAAAACGCAGTGGTCCCGAGACAGACAGAGCAACATGGACAGCAGCCACATCCACTACAGGACGCCCAGCCAAGAAACGACCAAGAGGAAGCAAGCG GAGACACCTCCCACACCTGCTATTCACGAGGAGCCTTTCAACGAAGCCTCA AGGGAACCATGGGAGAGACGTCTTGGCTCTGTCTCAGAGGATGACCAAGACCACGAGATCCTGTACCTGAAGGAGACCCACCTGGGCATCGAGCGCAAATGTTCCAGCATCACAGTCAGCTCTACATCCAGCCTGGAGGCAGAAGTAGATTTCACTGTCCTCACAGACCTGCACACAGGCATGGAGGAGTTCTCCAGGGGCATGACAGAGCTGGGAGAGAGGGATCTGTCACCTGACGGGGGTCTGTGCTTTGGAATCGATTTTCTCCAGCAACAAGGCCCCTCTGAACCCCCGCCTCCATTAGTGTCAGCTCCTCTGTCCAGAGGAGCAAGCAGCAGCCCTCCGGCCAAACATATCCAGGCTGAAGAGGTCCGACCAGAGGTGAAACGGCCTGATGTGCAG cCTGTAGTACCCAAAAAACCAAAGAGGTCAGTACCAGTGTCATCGTCAGTGGACAGAGAGCAGTCACACAGGGAACCCAGTCGTATCGCTACCGTCCCTCCACTAAGCAGGGAGGCTAGTGATGTCATGATCACACCGACAGTGAGGAAGACGGATGTCAGGACGGAGACCCAGCCCAatgggtcagaggtcaccacGACCATCGTGGAGTTCACAGATCAG GATCATGGCATCGGTGGCCTTAGTGAGGTTTCTTACTCTACGAGACAGAGTGTATCCCCT GTGCATATGGGCAGTCTTGGAAGAGAGGCAACAGGGTCACCCATTCTTGTCACTGAAAACGTTACCTCAGCAACCACA